Part of the Triticum urartu cultivar G1812 chromosome 2, Tu2.1, whole genome shotgun sequence genome, tcatctaactactagctatggacccgtaggtctgtggtaaactactcacgcttcatcggaagggcaatagagttgatgtagatgccctccatgatcaaatccccctccggcaggatgccggaaaaggcccaaagatgggatctcatgggaacaGAAGGTTGTGGAGGTGGAAAAGTGTTTCCGTTGATGCTTCTGAGGGTTtcagaatatttgtgaatttatagcatgaagaagtaggttggtggagtcacgaggggcccacaaggtagggggcgcgcccacccccctagggctcgccctccacccttgccgctgcctcgtggctcttctgacttgcactccaagtcccttggatgtattctggtccaagaaaaatcatcgtaaagtttcattccgtttaaactccgtttgatattccttttctgcgaaactcaaaaataaggaaaaaaaatagaaactggcactgggccctaggttaataggttagtcccaaaaataatataaaatatccaaacagataatataatatcatggaacaatcaaaaattatagatacgttggagacgtatcaagcatccccgagcttaattcctgctcgtcctcgagtaggtaaatgataaaaacagaatttttgatgtggaatgctacctaacatatgtatccatgtaattttctttattgtggcatgaatgttcagatccacaagattcaaaacaaaagtttaatgttgacataaaaacaataatacgtcaagcatactaataaagcaatcatgtcttctcaaaataacatggccaaagaaagttatccctacaaaatcatatagtctggctatgctccatcttcatcacacaaagtattaaatcatgcacaaccccggtattagtcaagaaattgtttcacactttagtattctcaaactttttcaactttcatgcaatacatgagcgtgggCCATGGATATAGCATATAGGtgatagaatatggtggttgtggagaagacaaaaagaaggtagtctcacataaactaggcatatcaacgggctatggagatgcccatcaatagatatcaatgtgagtgagtagggatttccatgcaacggatgcactagagctataagtttatgaaaactcacaaagaaactaagtgggtgtccatccaactcacttgctcacgaagacctagggcaatttgaggaagcccatcattggaatatacaagccaagttatataatgaaaaattcccactagtatatgaaagtgacaacataggagactctttatcacaaagatcatggtgctactttgaagcacaagtgtggaaaaggatagtaacattgtcccttctctcttttctctcagtaatttttttggtgggcttctttggcctcttttattttatctgggcttctttggcctcttctATTTTTCAtaaagtccggagactcatcccaacttgtgagggaatcatagcttccatcatcctttcctcacatgggacaatgctctaataatgatgatcatcacacttttctttacttacaactcaaggtAAAAACTCATAATGACGGAACGCTGGAAGTTGGAAATATATCTcgggatggctatggaaattccataataggtaggtatggtggttgttttgaggaagggtaaatggtgggtttagatgcaccggcgaaagttgcacgataCTAGAGTGGCTACCAATGGTGGAAGGGTCAgtgtgcgtataatccatggactcaatattagtcataaagaactcacatacgtattgcaaaaatttattatcTATCAAAATAAATTATTagacgcatgctcctaggggaagggttggtaggagttaaccatcgcgcGGTCCCGACCTCCACACAAAGGatgacaatcaataaataaatcatgctctgacttcatcacataacggttcaccatacgtgcatgctacgggaatcacaaactttaacacaagtatttctatcaatccacaattactcactaacatgactctaatatcaccatcttcatacctcaaaacaatcataaggaatcaaacttctcatagtattcaatgctaTATATATTTAAATTTTATTATATCTcccttggatgcccatcatattaggactaaattcataacctatccaaattaccatgttgtttagagactctcaaaataatataagtgaagcaagagagttcaatgatttctataaaataaagccaccgctgtgctctaaaaagatataagtgaagcactagagcaaaattgcctagctcaaaagatataagtaaagcacatagagtattctaataaatcatgattcatgtgtgtccatctcaaaaggtgtgtacagcaaggatgattgtggcaaactaaaaagcaaagactcatatcatacaagacgctccaagcaatatacatatcatgtggcgaataaaaatatagcctcaagtaaagttaccgatagatgaagacgaaagagggatgtcatccggggcatccccaagcttaggctcttggttgtccttgaatattaccttggggtgccttgggcatccccaagcttaggctcttgccactccttattccatagtccatgaaatctttactcaaaacttgaaaacttcacaacaccaAACCCAACAGAAAACTCGTTAGATCCGTTAGTAAAACAAAATCCAATTCTTGCATGTAGGTACTGTTCTGAACTCATTCTTattttatattggtgtaatatctactgtattccaacttttccatggttcataccccccgatactagccatagatgcatcaaaataagcaaacaacacaaagaaaacagaatctatcaaaaacagaacattctgtaaAGATGCGAATTGATGTAAAACTTCTGGATCTCTAAAACTTCTGAAACGTAGGACAACGTGGGCAATTTGTAGATGAGAAACTTGTAACAATTTCAAGAATTTATCGCGCTCCACTGACCAGAAACAATTCTAATACTggacgcaaaagtttctgtttttcagcaaaaCCAATCTACTATCTTTCAAATCATCCCAAAGgtctaacttggcacaaacactaaattaAAACTCAAAAAAAAATCTAACCAGAGGTTAGATGAAAAATTTATTGAAAAACAGAACCAAGgaaagcaagaacaaaaataaaattgggttgcctcccaacaagcgctattgtttaacgcccttagctaggcaaaAAACATAGATCTAGATATTGCCATAATAACAATAATAAGGCATATCACGTATGGTCATCTCATACTCCCTCGGTTCAGCAGCAAGCTTTCTTTGTGGTaagaaaaagtaatcaaaagggctaaatttaataggGTAAGGATCCCTAAGATCAAATTCTGGAGGAATTGGCTCCTCCTTCGGCCCCTCGTATTGTATGGTCAGCTCATCATTGTAAGCGTTCTTTTGGCAAAAATTCATGAGCTTATTTTCGAGAGAGAAACCTAATCCGTTATTTCGtatagcaaaattatcattaagttcagaaattctctCAACTAAAACATCGGTATGGACCTTTTTTCTTAAATTTTTGTTATAAGCAACATGATCAAGAGATTgtaaacgcattatttcttcttgattaAAGAGAATcccctctatgggaggacgactAACATCTATTttataatgcgcaaaaatttcaCTAGCTTCCTTCATAATGAATATAAACTCATGAGCTAGAAATATGGTAGCGGCACgtttaacagaagaatgctcaatattagagtactctagaaaaatcctttgtatgcacgGATGCATTTGAacaaattgtctttcaagttcaattACAAGAAAAGTTATAGCATTCACGAGACTATTAGTTTTATGGGGAATAGATCCACCTAACATGGGTAgcgcaccggcacaagtaaataAATCTTGAATAAccccttttccaataatattgcTGCTACCTATGCGAAGCTTTTTAGTGTGCAAGATAGTAGATTCTTCATGAGGATCAATATTAGCAAAATTATCCAGGTTTTCCTCATTATTACTACGATCTTTTTCAACGATAACCTCCCTAGAttcagacatgatggcaacaaACCTGTCTAGCAAATGAATGAACcgaaaataaatgaaaaagacaaacggaagaagggcgaataaaaaggcaaatctttttgtGTTTTTCTGAAAACATTTTtaaagtggggagaggaaaacgagaggcgagtggcgaataatgtaatgcaagatatgagagtttatgattggtacttggtaggcttgatgtagatcTTGACTTGGCGtggatctccccggcaacggcgccagaaattcttcctggtACTTCTTGATCTtccattggtttttcccttgaagaggaaagggtgatgcagcaaagtagagataattatttccctcagttaataaccaatgtatcaatccaataggagaagAACGCGCAAATCACCAATACTTGCACGAACAATCAAAAACTTGCagccaacgcgataaaggggttgtcaatcccttcacggtcacttgcaaaagtgagatctgatagacatagataaataaaactaaacaaacTATAATTTTTTTGGGGTTTTCATTTATAGATCTGAAAGTAAAaaattgcaaaatagtagatcggaaactcaTATGATggaaatagacccaggggccataggtttcactagaggcttctctcatgaaggcaaataatacggtgggtgaacaaattactgtcgagcaattgatagaaaagctcaaagttatgacaatatccaaggcaatgattatgtgatataggcatcacgtccgtatcaagtagaccgactcctgcctgcatctactactattactccacacatcgaccgactccttcctgcatctagagtattaacttcataaagaacagagtaacgcattaagtaagatgacatgatgtagaggaataaactcaagcaatatgatgtaaaccccatcttttttatcctcgatggcaacaataaaatacgtgcctcgctacccctactttgtcactaggtgaggacaccgcaagattgaacccaaagccaaacacttatcccattacaagaaaaaccaatctagttggccaaaccaaaccgataattcgaagagaactacaaggatatcaaatcatgcatataagaattcagagaagattcaaataatattcatagataagttgatcataaatccacaattcatcggatctcgacaaacacaccgcaaaagaagattacattggatagatctccaagaacattgaggagaacatggtattgagaatcaaatagagagaagaagccatctagttactagctatggacccgtatgTCTGTGGTAAACTAGTCACGCTTCaccggaagggcaatagagttgatgtagatgcccttcgtgatcgaatccACCTCCAGCAGGATgccaaaaaaggccccaagatgggatctcacgggaacacaaggttgcggcggtggaaaagtgttttcgtggatgcttttgagggtttcggaatatttgtgaatttataggacaaagaagtaggtcggtgaagtcacgaggggcccacaaggtagggggcgcgcccactgCCCTAGgctgcgccctccacccttgcatccgcctcgtggctcttctgacttgcactctaagtcccctgggtgtcttctggtccaagaaaaatcatcgtaaagtttcattccgtttggactccgtttgatattccttttctttatACTCAAAAATAATGAAAAAACAGAACCTGACACCGGGccctaggttaataggttagtcccaaaaataatataaaatagcatattaatgcatacaaaacatccaaaacagataatatgatagcatggaacaatcaaaaagtatagatacgttggagacgtatcattgccAAACATAACAATGTTGTGCAGAAATGAGGAAGCGACTACAAGTCAGTGGACTGAAAACTATTTTGGGTCAGTTGCTCATTTCAGTCGAGCCTTCTTCCAGACAACGACCTCACATTATAAGCTACCGTCTGCATATATGCACATAGTAACTCCTACTCAGTCCTCCCCCTGTGTACATAGTAGTTCTACACAGTTCTATCCCTACACTAGTACTACTACACAATGTTGTCACTATAAAGTAGTTCCTAGAAGCACGTCTACACATGAACTAGCTTGGCACGTTGGCTGGCTCGCAACCTGCATGCGCGATCGCACTCACTAGCGACGCTCGTGCTAGTGGCTCTCATCTTGTTGCTCAAAAACATCGCCATGGTTTGGAGTGTTTAGATAAAAATGCTACACCTACATGGATATTGCTAACGATCTCCTATCTCGTTGGTCCAAAACAGTGCCATGGTCGGGGGAGTTTCTCTAAAATATGTTACACCTACATGGATATTGCTACTGATTTATTGTATCCTTGGTCAAAAACATCACCACACTCGGAAGTGTTTCTCTAAAATGCTACACATACAGAGATATTTCTACTGATCATCTTTACAGTGAGATATGCTTTCTTCCAACCACAGAACTCCCCCTATTTCCTAATTATTAGCAGAATGCTATCTGGTCAGATTCCAAGGAGTTGGGCAGGATTATGAAGAGGTTGTCCTTCCTCCGGGACCGCAGGATTACCCTagttgaggtggcgcacatgttCCTACGCCGCAATGTCCAAACTCTCTAGCCCTGAGCTCACCCCATGCGGGCTTATCTGGGAAAGACGACGACAACCACGCCATAGGAGAAGATTTTTATGGTATGTTCTCCTCTTTTTTCAAGGGGAAGGCTATGGATTTTCCCGTGTACGACGTTTGTTTTCTCATTTCTTAAGCAAAAATTGAATAGTTGGATCTTTACTCACCCATGTACTTGTTGACACAAAAGTGGCTCTCCTTCTCGACTGAGGTCCGTACTTCTAAATTATATGGTTTTGCATATTAACTAACTACCTACTCATTGCTCGCTAGGAAATTTATAATAACATGGTCGATTAAGATCCATAGCCTGATTTCCAATGGCACATATGTATTTTTCTCCTCCAGCCACCAAACATTTCTTTCTTGAGGCCAGTGACTACTACCGTCcgagaaagacatccctctatgCACCCAACCCTAGTGTCACCCAGCATAACACACAGCCCTCAAACACTAAGCCTAAATAACTGGTAACCTTTAATTACTCTCCTCCGTCACCATCACATTAAGTCCACTCCGCATCATCACCTCTAAAATTTCGCCAGTACCGTGACGGTGGTTGGAGATTGGAGGTATCATTGGGCGGAGTTAACTTATACTAGATGTATATAGATTGATAGATGTATTATTATTTTTCTTCATTTCCGTGTCATAGAGATGTACTTATCCTTGGAAAAGTTGAATGGTGTCCTGGAAACCATCCCACTGCTTATAGTAGAATGATCGATCTAGTGCTAATACCGTGTTTTTATTTCATGACTCTTTGGCATTGCATTGTATTGCAGTTATAGATCTCTGCAATTGCAAGTTATATTTAGTTGTTCCATTTTCCGCTCTTATCATTGTCAAGTTGTAGATGTATGCTATTTGATATGTTACAAGCATGGCAATGCAAGAGGATAAATTATTAGTCGATAAAAAAACAGTTAACAAATCTGCAACATCACAATTATTACTACCGAAGTTATTGCTACCCGCCTATTTCACCTTGGCGAATGAGAGGAGCTGGCGTTTGTGAGTCCACTCCTGCTCGTACACCTCTGCCTTGTACTTATCATCTTTCCCGCCAATGTCTGATGCGTCGATGATGAGTTTGTAGTTCATTCCAGAAACAAGTTGTTGCCTGCCACTCACCACCTTGTTGAACTTGAGCACGTAGTTCACGTGCTTGCCGAACTCCAACACCGCCCAATGTCCGAGCTCCTGGATGTGTTGGTCATTGATGTTTCCAATTGGTTTCCATCCATTCTCTATTGCTGTGTTCCACAATTGGTTACTCATCCGTTCCCCACAGCCTGTgg contains:
- the LOC125534549 gene encoding cysteine proteinase inhibitor 8-like, with protein sequence MRTSSFLLIIVVVFLYAIGSPATGCGERMSNQLWNTAIENGWKPIGNINDQHIQELGHWAVLEFGKHVNYVLKFNKVVSGRQQLVSGMNYKLIIDASDIGGKDDKYKAEVYEQEWTHKRQLLSFAKVK